A genomic region of Caulobacter sp. NIBR2454 contains the following coding sequences:
- the hisC gene encoding histidinol-phosphate transaminase: protein MIDRTAADRPIPKQGILDIAAYVGGKSKVEGVAHPVKLSSNENVLGCSPKAREAYVAAADRMHIYPDSRAEGLRAAIAGKYGLEPERLIFGDGSDELFTLLCQTYLEPGDNAVMGEHGFAAYPIAIRAAQAEARMAREPNHRMDVDAVLELVDERTRMVFVANPGNPTGTWISGEEVRRLHAALPASVVLVLDEAYSEFARSPDFECGHELARTARNIVVTHTFSKLHGLAALRVGWGYGPVEMIEAMDRIRPPFNTSIPAQEAAVAALADDEFQTRSIAHVEQWRDWLTQQLGGIGLEVGPSATNFILITFPTTPGKTAKDADAFLSSKGYILRVVAGYGLPDCLRLTIGLEEHNRAVADLLAQFMGADR, encoded by the coding sequence ATGATCGACCGCACCGCCGCCGACCGCCCGATCCCCAAGCAGGGCATCCTGGACATCGCCGCCTATGTGGGGGGCAAATCCAAGGTCGAGGGTGTCGCCCATCCAGTCAAACTGTCGTCGAATGAGAACGTGCTCGGCTGCAGCCCCAAGGCGCGCGAGGCGTATGTCGCCGCGGCCGACCGCATGCACATCTATCCGGACAGCCGCGCCGAGGGGCTGCGCGCCGCCATCGCTGGCAAGTATGGGCTGGAGCCGGAACGCCTGATCTTCGGCGACGGGTCGGACGAGCTGTTCACCCTGCTTTGCCAGACCTATCTGGAGCCCGGTGATAACGCCGTAATGGGCGAACACGGCTTCGCCGCCTATCCCATCGCCATTCGCGCCGCCCAGGCCGAGGCCCGCATGGCGCGCGAACCGAACCACCGCATGGACGTGGACGCCGTGCTGGAGCTGGTGGACGAGCGTACCCGCATGGTCTTCGTGGCCAATCCCGGCAACCCGACGGGTACCTGGATTTCCGGCGAGGAAGTCCGCCGCCTGCACGCCGCCCTGCCCGCCAGCGTAGTGCTGGTGCTGGACGAGGCCTATTCGGAGTTCGCCCGCTCGCCCGACTTCGAGTGCGGCCACGAGCTGGCGCGCACGGCCCGCAACATCGTGGTGACCCACACCTTTTCCAAGCTGCACGGCTTGGCCGCGCTACGGGTCGGCTGGGGTTATGGGCCGGTGGAGATGATCGAGGCGATGGATCGCATCCGTCCGCCCTTCAACACCTCCATCCCCGCCCAGGAAGCCGCCGTGGCCGCCTTGGCCGACGACGAGTTCCAGACCCGCTCCATCGCGCACGTCGAGCAGTGGCGCGACTGGCTGACCCAGCAGTTGGGCGGCATCGGGCTGGAGGTCGGGCCGTCGGCTACGAACTTCATCCTGATCACCTTCCCGACCACGCCCGGCAAGACGGCCAAGGATGCGGACGCATTCCTGAGCTCCAAGGGCTACATCCTGCGCGTGGTCGCCGGCTACGGCCTGCCCGACTGCCTGCGCCTGACCATCGGGCTGGAGGAGCATAATCGCGCCGTGGCCGACCTGCTGGCGCAGTTCATGGGAGCGGATCGATGA
- a CDS encoding chorismate mutase — protein MDNAPSDAPSLEEVRWRLDAIDAELLQLIDERAGLARAVAAAKAAAGEADRFGLRPDREAQIVRNLLARPRNAASDALVLRIWREIMAESLSRQGPFHLSVFGGRDPARAVELARLRFGAAPRMAQTDKTENAIAAARTPGGVAVLALNSDTPWWGRLLVEPKVKVFAALPCLSIWGPTGALAAAEVNIEPTGGDETFWVTDAAGSGQAVADKLAQDGVAGEMIADVGGLKLFALSGFYQPQDERLARAPGSLTGVIGAAPLSFDV, from the coding sequence ATGGACAACGCGCCCAGCGACGCGCCCTCGCTAGAAGAGGTCCGATGGCGGCTCGATGCGATCGACGCCGAACTGCTCCAGCTGATCGACGAGCGGGCTGGTCTGGCGCGCGCTGTAGCCGCGGCCAAGGCGGCGGCGGGCGAGGCTGACCGCTTCGGCCTGCGCCCTGATCGCGAAGCCCAGATCGTCCGCAATCTTCTCGCTCGGCCTCGCAACGCCGCCAGCGACGCTCTGGTCCTTCGCATCTGGCGCGAGATCATGGCTGAAAGCCTGTCCCGCCAGGGACCTTTCCACCTGTCGGTCTTTGGCGGCCGTGACCCGGCCCGGGCTGTCGAGCTGGCTCGCCTGCGGTTCGGCGCCGCGCCGCGCATGGCGCAGACCGACAAGACCGAGAACGCCATCGCCGCGGCCCGCACGCCCGGCGGCGTGGCCGTGCTGGCGCTCAATTCCGACACGCCCTGGTGGGGCCGCCTGCTGGTCGAGCCGAAGGTGAAGGTGTTCGCCGCCCTGCCCTGCCTGTCTATCTGGGGACCGACCGGCGCCCTGGCCGCGGCCGAGGTGAATATCGAGCCGACCGGCGGCGACGAGACCTTCTGGGTCACCGATGCGGCGGGCTCGGGCCAGGCGGTTGCCGACAAGCTGGCGCAGGACGGCGTGGCGGGCGAAATGATCGCCGACGTCGGCGGCCTGAAGCTGTTCGCCCTGTCCGGCTTCTACCAGCCGCAGGATGAGCGCCTGGCGCGTGCGCCCGGGAGCCTGACGGGCGTGATCGGTGCTGCGCCGCTGTCCTTCGACGTGTAG
- a CDS encoding DUF2125 domain-containing protein produces the protein MTLPDPIPPRKPRRFWLIAPYVVLLVAVAIWSVVWAWLRGETERRVDAETARLRAVGYDVAWQNRKISGYPFRLNVEFDNLRITEPSGWGLSAPVLKGEAEVFNLRHWVGTAPQGAMLTRPLGGPVTITGEALRASIAGPEGAPPRISIEGVGLSFAPGTGAEEYPLRSASRLEMHLRPGPDDQAAFMLKVEGARVQFEDQVLDRVARDEPALLLVDVVFSKFSAMRGHGWRDTVQRWTAAGGQVSVRRAEISTKDGGLNSQSGQLSVSPDGRLTGRIDAALGAQGATGGLIGSTFKFENGETRLSGQTMGGAPRIY, from the coding sequence ATGACCCTGCCCGATCCGATCCCTCCGCGTAAACCCCGCCGGTTCTGGCTGATCGCGCCATACGTCGTTCTGCTCGTCGCGGTGGCGATCTGGTCTGTCGTCTGGGCCTGGCTTCGGGGCGAGACGGAGCGCCGGGTGGACGCCGAGACCGCGCGCCTGCGGGCCGTGGGCTATGACGTGGCCTGGCAGAACCGCAAGATCAGCGGCTATCCCTTCCGGCTGAACGTGGAGTTCGACAACCTGCGTATCACCGAACCCTCGGGATGGGGCCTGTCGGCGCCCGTCCTGAAGGGTGAAGCCGAGGTTTTTAACTTGCGTCATTGGGTCGGAACCGCGCCGCAAGGCGCCATGCTCACCCGCCCCCTCGGCGGCCCTGTCACCATCACGGGCGAGGCCCTGCGCGCCAGCATCGCCGGTCCGGAGGGGGCGCCGCCCCGCATCTCCATCGAGGGTGTCGGCCTGAGCTTCGCCCCCGGCACCGGCGCCGAGGAATACCCGCTTCGGTCGGCCAGCCGCCTGGAGATGCATCTGCGCCCCGGTCCTGACGATCAGGCCGCCTTCATGCTGAAGGTCGAGGGCGCACGGGTGCAGTTCGAGGATCAGGTGCTTGACCGCGTGGCGCGTGATGAACCGGCCCTGCTGCTGGTGGACGTGGTCTTCAGCAAGTTCAGCGCCATGCGTGGTCACGGCTGGCGCGACACGGTTCAGCGCTGGACCGCCGCCGGCGGCCAGGTGAGTGTCCGCCGCGCCGAGATCAGCACCAAGGACGGCGGCCTCAACAGTCAGTCCGGCCAGTTGTCGGTGAGCCCCGATGGCCGCCTGACCGGCCGGATCGACGCCGCCTTGGGCGCCCAGGGCGCCACCGGCGGCTTGATTGGCTCCACCTTCAAGTTCGAGAACGGCGAAACGCGGCTGTCGGGCCAGACCATGGGCGGCGCGCCCCGCATCTACTAA
- a CDS encoding gamma-glutamylcyclotransferase, which yields MGDDEAAASSGDRWVFGYGSLMWRPGFQYLERKTAVLHGRRRAFCIYSVHHRGTYQRPGLVLGLAPGGAVRGVAYRVAAAEWPQTYAYLREREQPTETYVEAWREARINGGLRAPVLVFLSDTDHPQWAGALSHQQQADLIAGAAGLSGRNIDYLRDLVVHLREEGVRDQGMESLLAMVEAREPA from the coding sequence TTGGGCGATGACGAAGCGGCCGCGTCGAGCGGCGACCGCTGGGTGTTCGGTTATGGATCGCTGATGTGGCGGCCCGGGTTCCAGTATCTAGAACGCAAAACGGCGGTGCTCCATGGGCGTCGACGGGCATTCTGCATCTATTCGGTACACCACAGGGGCACTTATCAGCGCCCAGGTCTAGTCCTGGGTCTCGCGCCAGGCGGCGCGGTTCGCGGTGTGGCCTATCGCGTGGCCGCGGCCGAGTGGCCCCAAACCTACGCCTACCTGCGTGAACGCGAGCAACCCACCGAGACCTATGTCGAGGCGTGGCGCGAGGCGCGGATCAATGGCGGCCTGCGCGCGCCGGTCCTGGTGTTCCTGTCGGATACGGATCACCCGCAGTGGGCGGGGGCGCTTAGCCACCAGCAGCAGGCTGATCTGATCGCCGGCGCCGCGGGTCTTTCGGGGCGGAACATCGACTATCTGCGCGATCTCGTCGTCCACCTGCGTGAGGAGGGCGTTCGCGACCAGGGTATGGAGAGCCTGCTGGCGATGGTCGAGGCGCGCGAGCCCGCCTAG
- a CDS encoding lysophospholipid acyltransferase family protein produces MILLRSLLFIAAFYLMSVMTCLIMVPFLFMPRPILARALRVWGAAVTWLLKVICGVRVEVRGVEHRPTGPALIAAKHQGMFDIFGQLPVLPDACFILKKELTVIPFFGWYAAKDRMIVVDREGHSAALKKLVRDARDRMKEDRQIVIFPEGTRSSPGEPTEYKPGVAALYRELDLPCSLLALNTGVHWPRKGLKIYPGTIVFQYLPPIPAGLKRAEFMREMATRIDAASNALLAEGV; encoded by the coding sequence TTGATTTTGCTGCGCTCGCTGCTGTTCATCGCCGCCTTCTACCTGATGTCGGTGATGACCTGCCTCATCATGGTCCCGTTCCTGTTCATGCCGCGCCCGATCCTCGCCCGCGCCCTGCGCGTCTGGGGCGCGGCGGTGACCTGGCTCTTGAAGGTGATCTGCGGCGTGCGGGTCGAGGTCCGGGGCGTGGAGCATCGGCCGACCGGCCCAGCCCTGATCGCCGCCAAACACCAGGGCATGTTCGACATCTTCGGTCAGTTGCCCGTCCTGCCGGACGCCTGCTTCATCCTGAAGAAGGAACTGACCGTCATTCCGTTCTTCGGCTGGTACGCCGCCAAGGACCGCATGATCGTCGTCGATCGCGAAGGGCACTCCGCCGCGCTCAAGAAACTGGTGCGCGACGCCCGCGACCGGATGAAGGAAGACCGGCAGATCGTGATCTTCCCCGAGGGCACGCGCTCCAGCCCCGGCGAGCCTACCGAGTACAAGCCCGGCGTCGCGGCGCTCTATCGCGAACTCGACTTGCCCTGCAGCCTCCTGGCTCTGAACACCGGGGTTCACTGGCCGCGCAAAGGCTTGAAGATTTACCCAGGGACCATCGTCTTCCAGTACCTGCCGCCGATCCCGGCCGGACTGAAGCGCGCCGAATTCATGCGTGAGATGGCGACACGGATCGACGCGGCCTCCAACGCCTTGTTGGCCGAGGGCGTCTAG
- a CDS encoding YdcF family protein, whose translation MKTIAAFLIALMIWGVGLLTFAARVDMSTPAQVPPTSEGIVVLTGASNARLEEGMRLLEDGKGDRLLVSGVNREATRADIQDVTGATKGLYDCCVDLGFTAADTVGNGRETAEWARNLGYKSVIVVTADYHMPRAMIELRSAMPEAEFHAYPIKTEAMDARSWWKTATGAKRMAFEYCKYLAILGREAFLKLGPDQERKG comes from the coding sequence ATGAAAACCATCGCGGCTTTTCTCATCGCGCTGATGATCTGGGGCGTAGGACTTCTGACCTTCGCGGCCCGTGTCGACATGTCGACCCCGGCGCAGGTTCCCCCCACCTCCGAGGGCATCGTCGTCCTGACCGGCGCCTCCAACGCACGGCTGGAAGAAGGCATGCGCCTGCTGGAAGATGGCAAGGGCGACCGCCTGCTGGTCAGCGGCGTCAATCGCGAGGCTACCCGCGCCGACATCCAGGATGTCACCGGCGCCACCAAGGGCCTCTATGACTGCTGCGTGGACCTCGGCTTCACCGCCGCCGATACGGTGGGCAACGGCCGCGAAACCGCCGAGTGGGCTCGCAACCTGGGCTACAAAAGCGTGATCGTGGTCACCGCCGACTATCACATGCCCCGAGCCATGATCGAACTGCGCTCGGCCATGCCGGAGGCCGAATTCCACGCCTATCCCATCAAGACCGAGGCCATGGACGCGCGCAGCTGGTGGAAGACCGCGACCGGAGCCAAGCGCATGGCCTTCGAGTACTGTAAGTATCTGGCTATCCTGGGACGCGAGGCATTTCTCAAGCTCGGCCCCGACCAGGAACGCAAGGGCTAG
- a CDS encoding cell division protein FtsX, protein MSDSFDLRRWRPGPLLPKRDERDFALTFVVAVLCLLACLTALTAISADRGARGWSRQLTGSATIVVRPKGAESPDAAAARAAETLAGLSGVTEARALAKADAEELLEPWIGREALLEDLPVPRLVTVELDPAKPATAQSLDSALQAAGLDASVDDHSRWIGDIERSAALIRWAAIGVFVLIAAAAAATVAFATRAGLAARRDVIEVLHLSGAKGTFIARLFQARFARMAAVAGLFGAAGAAMIGAGLRLAGGGGGLAPVLPLVWSDLAWLLPCPVIAALTAAVAARGVAIRLTGELAG, encoded by the coding sequence GTGAGCGACAGCTTCGACCTCCGCCGCTGGCGTCCCGGCCCCCTGTTGCCCAAGCGCGACGAGAGGGACTTCGCCCTGACCTTCGTGGTGGCGGTGCTGTGCCTGCTGGCCTGCCTGACCGCCCTGACCGCCATCAGCGCCGATCGCGGCGCGCGGGGCTGGTCGCGGCAGTTGACCGGCTCGGCCACCATCGTCGTGCGCCCCAAGGGCGCGGAATCTCCCGACGCCGCCGCCGCCCGCGCGGCCGAGACACTGGCCGGCCTGAGCGGCGTCACCGAAGCGCGCGCCCTGGCCAAGGCCGACGCCGAGGAACTGCTTGAGCCCTGGATCGGCCGCGAGGCTCTGCTTGAAGACCTCCCGGTCCCGCGCCTCGTCACCGTCGAGTTGGACCCCGCCAAACCCGCCACGGCGCAATCGCTGGACTCCGCGCTGCAAGCAGCAGGTCTGGACGCCAGCGTGGATGACCACAGCCGCTGGATCGGGGACATCGAACGCTCCGCCGCGCTGATCCGCTGGGCGGCCATCGGCGTGTTCGTGCTGATCGCCGCCGCCGCCGCCGCGACGGTCGCCTTCGCGACCCGCGCGGGCCTTGCCGCTCGCCGCGATGTCATCGAAGTCCTGCACCTGTCTGGCGCCAAGGGCACGTTCATCGCCCGCCTGTTCCAGGCCCGTTTCGCGCGCATGGCCGCCGTCGCGGGCTTGTTCGGCGCGGCAGGGGCGGCCATGATCGGCGCAGGACTAAGGCTCGCCGGCGGGGGCGGGGGCCTGGCGCCGGTGCTTCCGCTCGTCTGGAGCGACCTGGCCTGGCTCCTGCCCTGCCCCGTCATCGCAGCCCTGACCGCGGCCGTCGCCGCGCGCGGGGTCGCGATCCGGTTGACCGGAGAACTCGCAGGATGA
- the ftsE gene encoding cell division ATP-binding protein FtsE, with translation MSRKPFVQSEYSGLASAPDVVRFEGVAMRYGRAPETLKDIGFALPAGSFHFLTGPSGAGKSSLLKLIYLAHRASRGRVELFGRDVSTVRAADQPMMRRRIGVVFQEFRMLEHLSVFDNVALPLRIAGRKPDSYRNDIAELLAWVGLDQRMHALPATLSGGEKQRLGIARAVVNRPDLLLADEPTGNVDHEMALRILRLFVELNRMGTTVLIASHDDDLVAHARRPVLRLERGRLLAPPSASLNVRGDEL, from the coding sequence ATGTCCAGAAAACCGTTTGTACAATCTGAGTATTCCGGTCTCGCCTCGGCGCCGGACGTCGTGCGTTTTGAAGGCGTGGCCATGCGCTACGGTCGTGCGCCTGAAACGTTGAAGGATATCGGCTTCGCCTTGCCGGCCGGCTCCTTCCATTTCCTCACCGGTCCTTCCGGCGCGGGCAAGAGCAGCCTGTTGAAGCTGATCTACCTCGCCCACCGGGCCTCGCGAGGACGGGTGGAGCTGTTCGGGCGCGACGTCTCCACCGTCCGCGCCGCCGACCAGCCGATGATGCGCCGGCGCATCGGGGTGGTGTTCCAGGAATTTCGCATGCTCGAGCACCTGTCGGTGTTCGACAACGTGGCCCTGCCGCTGCGCATCGCGGGCCGCAAACCGGACTCCTATCGTAACGACATCGCCGAACTTCTGGCCTGGGTCGGGCTGGATCAGCGGATGCACGCGCTGCCCGCCACCCTGTCCGGCGGCGAGAAGCAGCGCCTGGGCATCGCCCGCGCCGTCGTGAACCGCCCAGACCTGCTGCTGGCCGACGAGCCGACCGGCAATGTCGATCACGAGATGGCCCTGCGCATCCTGCGGCTATTCGTGGAGCTCAACCGCATGGGCACCACGGTCTTGATCGCCAGCCACGACGACGATCTGGTGGCGCATGCCCGTCGGCCGGTCCTGCGGCTGGAACGCGGCCGGCTGCTGGCTCCGCCCAGCGCGTCGCTGAATGTTCGGGGGGATGAGCTGTGA
- a CDS encoding DUF3426 domain-containing protein, whose amino-acid sequence MILTCPKCASRYLVPDDKVGSDGRAVRCAKCGNKWTAYNEQPLDLAEESTPSVFADVPPASEDDIEAELNELSSDLSGEELPKAFRARADGERKVRHAATAGIVWASVLGLMALTLVLAVVFRADVARVWPRTAGVYDLIGMPVNNVGLIIEGLKAQPSLEGGHAALTVTGVIRNIRATPVVSPPLQVSLLNPQGKRVAGKLAAAADPTIPAGEVRHFAIVILDPPSTARDLEIRFDLKDGAAKAAHAPLTPAANPDHAKTPALRGAKTEVRAAPQTHPEKGSHD is encoded by the coding sequence ATGATACTGACCTGCCCCAAGTGCGCCAGCCGCTATTTGGTGCCCGACGACAAGGTCGGATCGGATGGCCGTGCTGTTCGCTGCGCCAAGTGCGGGAACAAATGGACGGCCTACAACGAGCAGCCGCTCGATTTGGCCGAGGAGTCGACTCCGTCGGTCTTCGCCGATGTGCCGCCTGCCAGCGAAGACGACATCGAGGCCGAGCTCAACGAACTGAGCAGCGATCTGTCGGGCGAGGAATTGCCCAAGGCGTTCCGAGCGCGCGCCGACGGGGAGCGCAAGGTGCGCCACGCGGCGACGGCGGGGATCGTCTGGGCCTCTGTCCTGGGCCTGATGGCCCTGACCCTGGTGCTCGCGGTGGTGTTCCGCGCCGACGTGGCTCGCGTCTGGCCTCGCACGGCGGGTGTCTATGATCTGATCGGCATGCCGGTGAACAACGTCGGCCTGATCATCGAGGGCCTGAAGGCGCAGCCGTCGCTCGAAGGCGGCCATGCCGCCCTGACGGTCACCGGGGTGATCCGCAACATCCGCGCCACGCCGGTCGTGTCGCCGCCCTTGCAGGTCAGCCTGCTGAATCCCCAGGGCAAGCGTGTTGCTGGCAAGCTGGCCGCCGCCGCCGATCCGACCATTCCCGCGGGAGAGGTTCGCCACTTCGCGATCGTGATCCTTGATCCGCCCTCGACCGCCCGGGACCTGGAGATTCGCTTCGACCTGAAGGACGGCGCCGCCAAGGCCGCTCACGCTCCCCTGACGCCGGCGGCCAACCCGGACCATGCCAAGACGCCGGCGTTGCGCGGCGCCAAGACCGAGGTTCGGGCTGCGCCTCAGACCCACCCGGAGAAGGGCTCGCATGACTGA
- a CDS encoding phosphoribosyltransferase has translation MTDQPIELLSEAEIAARVDILAEQIAPRVDENTVAVCLLTGGIWFAADLTRALGRRGKYVRFDALWLASYHDSQESSGRCQVRADLQRPLIGRKALVLDDVFDTGLSLSEAVRLVRDAGASEVISAVFARKPWPKPRAIQPDFVAWEAPARFLVGYGMDNQGVMRGLPYIGALD, from the coding sequence ATGACTGACCAGCCCATAGAGCTGCTGTCCGAGGCCGAGATCGCCGCGCGCGTGGACATCCTGGCCGAGCAGATCGCACCGCGGGTGGACGAGAACACGGTGGCGGTTTGCCTGCTGACCGGCGGCATCTGGTTCGCCGCCGACTTGACCCGGGCGCTCGGCCGTCGGGGCAAGTACGTGCGCTTCGACGCCCTGTGGCTGGCGTCCTACCATGACAGCCAGGAGTCCTCGGGCCGCTGCCAGGTGCGCGCGGATCTTCAGCGCCCCTTGATCGGCCGCAAGGCGCTGGTGCTGGACGACGTTTTCGACACCGGCCTGTCGCTGTCGGAAGCGGTGCGCCTGGTGCGCGACGCCGGGGCCAGCGAGGTGATCTCAGCCGTCTTCGCCCGCAAGCCGTGGCCCAAGCCGCGCGCCATCCAGCCCGACTTCGTGGCCTGGGAGGCGCCGGCCCGCTTCCTGGTCGGCTACGGCATGGACAACCAGGGCGTCATGCGCGGCCTGCCTTACATCGGCGCGCTGGACTAG
- the lysA gene encoding diaminopimelate decarboxylase encodes MNHFELRDGELHCEGVPLSRIAASVGTPVYVYSAATLRRHFTVFRDALRSHPQIGEPLVAYAVKANSNVQVLKVLAAEGAGADTVSEGEIRRALAAGVAPEKIVFSGVGKTRAEIAFALTTGVAEINVESEPEVKLIAEVAAELGVKAKIAFRVNPDVSAGGHAKISTGKAENKFGVSFAEAARLYANASNHAHLQPVGVACHIGSQITDLAPMEAAFRKMRGLVESLRAEGLTVERLDLGGGLGVPYFNQPEPPTPADFAAMVARVVDGLDVQLAFEPGRVIAANAGVLVAEVIHVHERPEGRRFLVLDAAMNDLIRPAMYDAYHDIRPVKPCGAETGVYDVVGPVCETGDTFTRDRVLPVLSGGDLVAFMSAGAYGSTMASEYNTRPLVPEVLVDGDKFAVIRARPTYDEMLAREMSAEWV; translated from the coding sequence ATGAACCATTTCGAGCTTCGGGACGGCGAACTCCATTGCGAGGGCGTCCCGCTGTCGCGCATCGCCGCCAGCGTCGGCACGCCGGTCTATGTCTATTCGGCCGCGACCCTGCGCCGGCACTTCACGGTGTTCCGCGACGCCCTGCGCAGCCATCCGCAGATCGGCGAGCCGTTGGTCGCCTATGCGGTCAAGGCCAACTCCAACGTCCAGGTCCTGAAGGTCCTGGCGGCGGAAGGCGCGGGCGCGGATACGGTATCCGAAGGCGAAATCCGTCGCGCCCTGGCGGCCGGCGTCGCGCCTGAGAAGATCGTCTTCTCCGGGGTCGGCAAGACCCGCGCCGAGATCGCCTTCGCCCTGACCACGGGCGTCGCCGAGATCAACGTCGAGTCCGAGCCAGAGGTGAAGCTGATCGCGGAAGTCGCCGCGGAGCTGGGCGTGAAGGCCAAGATCGCCTTCCGCGTGAACCCGGACGTTTCGGCCGGCGGCCACGCCAAGATCTCCACCGGCAAGGCCGAGAACAAGTTCGGCGTCTCCTTCGCCGAGGCCGCACGCCTCTACGCCAACGCCTCGAACCACGCGCACCTGCAGCCGGTGGGCGTGGCCTGCCACATCGGCAGTCAGATCACCGATCTCGCTCCCATGGAGGCCGCCTTCCGCAAGATGCGCGGCCTAGTCGAAAGCCTGCGGGCCGAGGGACTGACGGTCGAGCGCCTCGATCTCGGCGGCGGCCTTGGCGTGCCCTATTTCAACCAGCCCGAGCCCCCGACGCCCGCCGACTTCGCCGCCATGGTGGCCAGAGTGGTCGATGGCCTGGATGTGCAGCTGGCCTTCGAGCCGGGCCGCGTCATCGCCGCCAACGCGGGCGTGCTGGTGGCCGAGGTGATCCACGTCCATGAGCGTCCGGAAGGACGACGCTTCCTGGTGCTGGATGCGGCCATGAACGACCTGATCCGTCCGGCCATGTACGACGCCTATCACGACATCCGCCCGGTCAAGCCGTGCGGAGCGGAGACCGGCGTCTATGACGTGGTCGGCCCAGTGTGCGAGACGGGCGACACCTTCACCCGCGACCGCGTTCTGCCTGTGCTGTCGGGCGGCGACCTGGTGGCCTTCATGTCCGCCGGCGCCTACGGCTCGACCATGGCCAGCGAGTACAACACCCGCCCCCTGGTGCCCGAGGTGCTGGTGGACGGCGACAAGTTCGCGGTGATCCGCGCCCGTCCGACCTATGACGAAATGCTGGCGCGCGAGATGTCGGCGGAGTGGGTTTAG
- the argH gene encoding argininosuccinate lyase — MTDNASNAPSPKAEGQAMWGGRFSAKPAELMQAINVSISFDKRLWAQDLAGSRAHAAMLSSKGVITSEDAAEILKGLDAIEGEIRAGAFPFREEYEDIHMNIEARLRELIGATAGRLHTARSRNDQVALDFRLWVREACDRSAAQIEALQRALIATAEAHADTLMPGFTHLQPAQPVTFGHHLMAYVEMFGRDASRFKDARARMNECPLGAAALAGSPFPIDRHQTAGALGFDRPTANSLDSVSARDFALEALSAASICATHLSRLAEEIVVWMTPQFGFIKLTDAFTTGSSIMPQKKNPDAAELIRAKVGRILGSLTTMTVVMKGLPLAYSKDMQEDKVPTFEAFDALELSLLAMAGMVADLTPNAERMGAAAGAGFSTATDLADWLVRELGLPFRDAHHVTGAAVKRCEELGCDLPNLPLPELQALNAGITDAVYSVLTPAASVASRVSYGGTAPTQVRAQIARWKEILA, encoded by the coding sequence ATGACCGACAACGCCTCCAATGCGCCCTCCCCTAAGGCCGAGGGCCAAGCCATGTGGGGCGGTCGCTTCTCCGCCAAACCCGCGGAACTGATGCAGGCGATCAACGTCTCCATCAGCTTCGACAAGCGCCTCTGGGCGCAGGATCTGGCGGGCTCACGCGCCCATGCCGCGATGTTGTCCAGCAAGGGCGTGATTACAAGCGAAGATGCTGCTGAAATCCTCAAAGGCCTCGACGCCATCGAGGGTGAGATCAGGGCCGGCGCCTTCCCATTCCGCGAGGAATACGAAGACATCCACATGAATATCGAAGCGCGGCTGCGCGAGCTGATCGGCGCGACCGCCGGCCGCCTGCACACCGCCCGTTCGCGCAATGACCAGGTGGCGCTCGACTTTCGCCTTTGGGTGCGCGAGGCCTGCGACCGCTCAGCGGCGCAGATCGAGGCCCTGCAACGCGCCTTGATCGCCACGGCCGAAGCCCATGCCGACACCCTGATGCCGGGCTTCACGCATCTCCAACCGGCCCAGCCGGTGACCTTCGGCCACCACCTGATGGCGTATGTCGAGATGTTCGGCCGCGACGCCTCGCGGTTCAAGGACGCCCGCGCCCGAATGAACGAGTGCCCGCTGGGCGCCGCCGCCCTGGCGGGGTCGCCCTTCCCCATCGATCGTCATCAGACGGCGGGCGCCCTTGGCTTTGATCGCCCGACCGCCAATTCGCTCGACAGCGTCTCGGCCCGCGATTTCGCGCTGGAAGCCCTGTCGGCCGCCTCGATCTGCGCCACCCACCTGTCGCGCCTGGCCGAGGAGATCGTGGTCTGGATGACCCCGCAGTTCGGCTTCATCAAGCTGACCGACGCCTTCACCACCGGCAGTTCGATCATGCCGCAGAAGAAGAACCCTGACGCCGCCGAGCTCATCCGCGCCAAGGTCGGCCGTATCCTGGGTTCGCTCACCACCATGACCGTGGTGATGAAGGGTCTACCGCTGGCCTATTCAAAGGACATGCAGGAAGACAAGGTCCCGACCTTCGAGGCCTTCGACGCCCTGGAGCTGTCGCTGCTGGCCATGGCTGGCATGGTCGCCGACCTGACCCCGAACGCGGAGCGCATGGGCGCGGCGGCGGGCGCGGGCTTTTCCACCGCCACGGACCTGGCTGACTGGCTGGTGCGCGAGCTGGGCCTGCCCTTCCGCGACGCCCACCATGTGACGGGTGCGGCGGTAAAGCGCTGTGAGGAATTGGGCTGCGACCTGCCGAACCTGCCCCTGCCGGAGCTTCAGGCGCTGAACGCCGGGATCACCGATGCAGTCTATTCCGTTCTTACCCCTGCCGCTTCGGTCGCCAGCCGCGTAAGCTATGGTGGAACCGCACCCACCCAGGTCCGCGCGCAGATCGCGCGCTGGAAGGAGATCCTCGCATGA